Genomic DNA from Peribacillus simplex NBRC 15720 = DSM 1321:
AAGCCGTTTCAGGCACCGGAACTTAAGGCCAGGATTCGTGCCTTGCTTCGAAGGAGTGGCATTATATCGCTTGAGCAGCATGTGAAATACCGTGATATTGAACTGTTGGAAAAAGAAAAGGATATTTTGGTTGATGGAAAGGTCATTAAAATGACCTTGAAACAGTTTGAATTACTGGAGTATTTAATTCAAAATAATGGAAAAATATTGACCCGTGAGCAGATTTTCGACCGCATTTGGGGGTTTGATTCAGATACGACGATTGCCATTGTGGAAGTGTTCATCCATCACCTTAGAAAAAAATTGGAACCGTTCCATTATCATAAGGATATTCAAACCGTTCGGGGTATTGGTTATATGCTAAAACAACCATAAGGGGATCATTATGTTCCAAAAAACACGGCTTCAACTAACATTATTGAATTCTATCGTCTTTATTGTCTTAATAGCCATATTAAGCAGAACGATTTATTTCTATACCGAAAATCAGATCTATATGGATGTCAATGATTCACTTAAAAAGGATTACAGGGATTTCAATAATGGAGGCATGCCAGGCGGGCGTCCGCAAGGTGAGTTTCTTTTAGGACCTGGGCCAAGCGTCATCGTTTGGGGACCGGATGAGACGATCATTGAGCCAAGACTGAGTGTAGACAATTTTATTAAGGTTAATGAATCGGAATTTTACCCTGAAAGATTTGATGAGATTGAAGAAATATCGGTAAATGGGCAGACGTATCGTGCACTTTCCACCAAGGTCGATACAGAGTATGGAGAGATGACGGTACAATTCATCAGGAATGTGGATACAGAAAAAGAAATGCTCGATCGATTGCTGCTGATATTGTTTGTTGGTGGAGGAATTGGAAGTCTAGTGGCTGTAGGCGCAGGCTATCTTCTGGCAGGACGGGCCCTGATCCCAGTCAAGAAATCCTGGGATCAGCAGCAGCAGTTTGTCTCGGATGCTTCGCATGAAATTCGAACGCCGCTTGCTGTCATTCAATCGCGGGCTGATTTGCTATTTCAATCACCTTCAGCGACAATCGAGGAAAAAGCCGTTGATATATCCATCATTTCGAAAGAAGTCCGGCGATTGAATAAGCTTGTTAACGGACTTTTGACCTTAACCAGAACGGATTCGAATCAAATGGAGGTTAAGAAATCGAACTTTTTCCTTGATGACTTACTTATGGATATCGTGGAACAGTATACGGATATAGCTTCTTTTCAAGAGAAATCAATCATTAGCCATGCTCCCGAACAGGTGGTATTTCATGGGGATAAAGAGAGAATTCATCAGCTATTGGTGATCTTGGTGGATAATGCCATGAAATTTACCGAGGAAGGCGGGGAGATTTCCCTATCCTGCATCAAGAATTCTTCATCCGTCATTCTTACCGTAGAGGATAATGGAAAAGGCATTCCGCAGGAAGATCTCCCCTTGATTTTTAACCGTTTTTATCAAGTGGAGCAATCCCGTTCAGCAAATGAAGGCTCCGGCTTAGGTCTGTCCATTGCCAAATGGATTGTGAACACACATCAAGGGAACATCAAGGTTACGAGTGAACAGAATGAACGCACCCGTTTTGAAATCACTTTTCCGAGAAATCAAAGGAAAACTTAATCCACCTTTAGATGCCGTCCAATATCAAAAAGACCCTTACTTTTTTCCTTGTTGCTTAAGGAAAAATTAAGGGTCTTTTTAGATAATCATCTTATAAATACTTTTATTTTCGGAGGAGAATCAATGATGAAAAGAATTGGTAAGTTACACTTTTTGGTTGGAATATTGGCTTCGGTCCTCTTAATGGCTCAAGCAGTAATCGGGATCATGATGTTTGTGGATGGTAGCGGCAGTGAACCCATGAATGGACAGGCGATGATGGGGCAGCCTGCCGACCGCAACACAACAGAATCGGATGATACGGAAGAATCGGCTAAAAGCAGTACGGCGACCGATGATTCAACTACGGAAACGGCGTCTAATGATACGCAGGGCAATATGGGGAGCGGGCCTAATGGTTCTGGAACTCCAGGAGAGATGCCAAGCGGTGGCGGTTTCCAAGGCAGAGACTCTTTTGCAGGAAAATTTATCGGCTTTTACCAAGGGGCAGGTGGCTTGGCTGCATCCATCATCATCTTTGTAATCGGAGGCGTTGGATTAGTGACATCGGTGATATCCAGAAAAACAGCAGCCTAAAAAGTCGATACTATTTGAAGAAAGAGAAGGTTCCTTTTGAAGGGGAACCTTCTTTTTTAATTCACGAAACCTAATATTGTCACTAATTGTTATTTTAAAAAGGGAAATAATAATTGCACTTAAAAAAATATTAGTTTAATATATACTTCTGGAGAGGTACGTACATGTATTTTGGATGAAAGAGAAAACGTTTGCATAAATTTTTTGAGGGTAACCTACTATTAATGCACGATCATTAAATTCACCCTTAGTGGAGGCAGAATATATGAAATTTCTGATTGCAATTTTAGGACTGCTCATTGTTTTTGGACTAGCTTTATTAGTCAGCAGTGACCGGAAGAAAGTTAAAATTAAACCGATCATCCTCATGTTGATCATGCAGCTTATTTTAACTTATCTATTATTAAATACGAAGTTCGGTTTAGTGATCATCAATTCGATTGCCGATGGGTTCGGAAAACTTTTAGAATGGGCAAATGAAGGAATCACCTTTGTGTTTGGCGGGATTGTAAACGAAGGAGCATCACCCTTCTTTTTAAATGTCCTTCTTCCTATCGTATTCATCTCGGCATTAATCGGGATTTTACAGCACTTCAAGATCCTTCCGTTCATCATGAAGTGGATTGGATTCCTGCTAAGTAAAGTGAATGGGATGGGTAAATTGGAATCTTACAATGCGGTAGCATCAGCAATAGTGGGCCAATCCGAGGTTTTCATAACCTTGAAAAAACAACTCGGTGCCATTCCGCCATCTCGCATGTATACGCTTTGTGCGTCAGCCATGTCAACCGTATCGATGTCGATTGTCGGTGCTTATATGACCATGATTGAACCAAAGTATGTTGTGACGGCTATTGTTATTAACATGTTTGGTGGATTTATCATTGCATCCATTATTAACCCTTATACGGTAACGGATGAAGATGATATTCTCCCTGTTGAAGAAGGGGCAGAGAAGCAGTCGTTTTTCGAAATGCTTGGGGAATATATCATGGATGGATTTAAGGTTGCTATCACTGTAGCCGCGATGTTAATTGGTTTCGTTGCACTAATTGCAGGAATCAACAGCTTATTCGATATGATCATCGGCATCAGTTTCCAAGACATCTTGGGGTATATTTTTGCCCCGTTTGCCTTTATCATGGGGATACCGATTTCAGAAACCGTGACTGCAGGCGGAATCATGGCGACAAAGCTAGTAACCAATGAATTCGTTGCCATGCTGAGCTTAGGGGACGCATCAGCAGCCTTGAGCGATAGGACGATAGGGATCGTTTCGGTTTTCTTGGTTTCATTCGCTAATTTCTCATCTATTGGAATCATTGCCGGTGCAGTCAAAGGGCTTCATGAAAAACAGGGAAATGTTGTGGCCCGTTTCGGCTTGAAGCTGCTATATGGTGCGACTCTTGTCAGCATCCTATCAGCGATCATCGTTAGTGTGATACTTTAATTAATGGATCTAACACAAAAGGGCACTTGGGTTTACTCCTAAGTGCCTCTTTTATATTTGTACAGCAAAGATAGAAAGCAATTTTTGAATTTGAAGGTGATTGGCTTGCTGGTATATAATACATAAAATGACAGGCATGAAAGGGGAGTTTAAGGATGACGATGGATGGAAAAGAAACGGCTATCTTTGCAGGAGGCTGTTTTTGGTGCATGGTTGCCCCCTTTGATGAAATGGATGGTATTATTTCAGTGACATCAGGCTATACAGGCGGTAATTTTGCCGCGCCTAGTTATAAACAAGTGATTACCGGGTCGACCGATCATGTTGAAGCGGTGCAAGTGGTGTTCGATCCATCAATCATTTCCTATAAAACGTTATTAGAGATATTCTGGCGCCAAATCGATCCTACGGATGACGATGGACAGTTCTCGG
This window encodes:
- a CDS encoding response regulator transcription factor, yielding MKVLVVEDNVSLLESIRQILTDEYEVDTADNGEDGLFMAQQSIYDIIILDVMLPGIDGFEIVRKIREAKIDTSVLFLTAKDALEDRVRGLEMGGDDYLVKPFQAPELKARIRALLRRSGIISLEQHVKYRDIELLEKEKDILVDGKVIKMTLKQFELLEYLIQNNGKILTREQIFDRIWGFDSDTTIAIVEVFIHHLRKKLEPFHYHKDIQTVRGIGYMLKQP
- a CDS encoding sensor histidine kinase; amino-acid sequence: MFQKTRLQLTLLNSIVFIVLIAILSRTIYFYTENQIYMDVNDSLKKDYRDFNNGGMPGGRPQGEFLLGPGPSVIVWGPDETIIEPRLSVDNFIKVNESEFYPERFDEIEEISVNGQTYRALSTKVDTEYGEMTVQFIRNVDTEKEMLDRLLLILFVGGGIGSLVAVGAGYLLAGRALIPVKKSWDQQQQFVSDASHEIRTPLAVIQSRADLLFQSPSATIEEKAVDISIISKEVRRLNKLVNGLLTLTRTDSNQMEVKKSNFFLDDLLMDIVEQYTDIASFQEKSIISHAPEQVVFHGDKERIHQLLVILVDNAMKFTEEGGEISLSCIKNSSSVILTVEDNGKGIPQEDLPLIFNRFYQVEQSRSANEGSGLGLSIAKWIVNTHQGNIKVTSEQNERTRFEITFPRNQRKT
- a CDS encoding NupC/NupG family nucleoside CNT transporter; amino-acid sequence: MKFLIAILGLLIVFGLALLVSSDRKKVKIKPIILMLIMQLILTYLLLNTKFGLVIINSIADGFGKLLEWANEGITFVFGGIVNEGASPFFLNVLLPIVFISALIGILQHFKILPFIMKWIGFLLSKVNGMGKLESYNAVASAIVGQSEVFITLKKQLGAIPPSRMYTLCASAMSTVSMSIVGAYMTMIEPKYVVTAIVINMFGGFIIASIINPYTVTDEDDILPVEEGAEKQSFFEMLGEYIMDGFKVAITVAAMLIGFVALIAGINSLFDMIIGISFQDILGYIFAPFAFIMGIPISETVTAGGIMATKLVTNEFVAMLSLGDASAALSDRTIGIVSVFLVSFANFSSIGIIAGAVKGLHEKQGNVVARFGLKLLYGATLVSILSAIIVSVIL